From one Pseudomonas fluorescens genomic stretch:
- a CDS encoding GntR family transcriptional regulator, which translates to MNEQLQPLKKPVRTGKAGRSGTQDDIVYAHIFEAILEQRLAPGTKLSEEALGEIFGVSRTIIRRALSRLAHESVVLLRPNRGAVVASPTVEEARQVFFSRRMVERAITELAVEHATAEQLNELRQMVREERDSFSRGDRGAGIRLSGEFHLKLAEAAGNAPLISFQRSLVSQTSLIIAQYESGNRSHCSYDEHMQLIDAIEARDVNQAVSLMMHHMDHIDSKLNLDEDSASDDLHAVFSHLLQTKKRGGVAPLKG; encoded by the coding sequence ATGAACGAACAGCTGCAACCTCTCAAGAAACCAGTGCGTACCGGCAAGGCCGGTCGTAGCGGAACCCAGGACGATATCGTCTACGCGCACATTTTCGAGGCCATCCTCGAGCAGCGTCTGGCGCCGGGTACCAAGTTGAGCGAGGAAGCCCTGGGCGAGATCTTCGGCGTCAGCCGTACCATCATCCGTCGCGCCCTGTCGCGCCTGGCCCACGAAAGCGTGGTGCTGCTGCGGCCCAACCGCGGTGCGGTAGTGGCCAGCCCGACGGTCGAAGAAGCCCGCCAGGTGTTCTTCTCGCGGCGCATGGTCGAGCGCGCCATCACCGAGCTTGCGGTCGAGCACGCCACTGCCGAGCAACTCAACGAACTGCGCCAGATGGTCCGCGAGGAGCGTGACAGCTTTTCCCGCGGCGATCGCGGTGCTGGTATTCGCCTGTCCGGCGAGTTCCACCTGAAACTGGCGGAAGCGGCGGGCAATGCCCCCTTGATCAGCTTCCAGCGCAGCCTGGTGTCGCAAACCTCGCTGATCATCGCCCAGTACGAAAGCGGCAACCGCTCGCATTGCTCCTACGACGAGCACATGCAACTGATCGACGCCATCGAGGCCCGTGACGTCAACCAGGCAGTGAGCCTGATGATGCACCACATGGACCACATCGACAGCAAGCTCAACCTCGACGAGGACAGCGCTTCGGACGACCTGCATGCAGTGTTCTCGCACCTGCTGCAGACCAAGAAGCGTGGTGGGGTTGCGCCGCTCAAGGGGTGA
- a CDS encoding NCS2 family permease, translated as MESRKSDAPTLDLAPPLETSWLERIFKLKLHGTTVKTEMIAGLTTFITMAYIIFVNPNIMADAGIDHGAAFVATCIAAALGCLLMGLYANWPVGLAPGMGLNAFFTYTVVGTMGYTWEAALGAVFVSGVLFMLLTLSRVREWLLNSIPVSLRHAMGAGVGLFLGLIGLKTAGIVVDSPATLIKLGSLHEPGPLLAAICFLMIAVLSYHRVFGAILISIISVTLAGWGLGLVEYGGLFSLPPSLAPTWMAMDVAGVFNVSMIAVVFAFLFVHMFDTAGTLMGVAQRANLVNADGRIENLSRALKADSASSVFGAVVGVPPVTSYVESAAGVAAGGRTGLTAVVVGLFFIAAMFFAPLAGMIPAYATAGALIYVAMLMMGSMAHINWDEATDSIPAIVTAIMMPLTFSVADGIALGFITYVVLKAGTGRYKEISASLWVLTAIFIAKFVFL; from the coding sequence GTGGAAAGCCGCAAATCCGACGCCCCTACGCTGGATCTTGCCCCACCGCTCGAAACGAGCTGGCTGGAGCGGATTTTCAAACTCAAGCTACATGGCACCACCGTCAAAACCGAAATGATCGCCGGGTTGACCACCTTCATCACCATGGCCTACATCATCTTCGTCAACCCCAACATCATGGCCGATGCTGGCATCGATCACGGCGCGGCGTTCGTCGCCACCTGCATCGCCGCAGCCCTCGGTTGCCTGTTGATGGGCCTGTACGCCAACTGGCCCGTTGGCCTGGCACCGGGCATGGGCCTCAACGCCTTCTTTACCTACACCGTGGTCGGAACCATGGGCTACACCTGGGAAGCTGCGCTGGGCGCGGTGTTCGTCTCTGGGGTACTGTTCATGCTGCTGACCTTGTCGCGGGTGCGCGAATGGCTGCTCAACAGCATTCCGGTCAGCCTGCGTCATGCCATGGGTGCCGGCGTCGGATTGTTCCTCGGACTGATCGGTCTTAAAACCGCAGGGATTGTCGTCGACAGCCCGGCGACCCTGATCAAGCTTGGCTCGCTGCACGAGCCCGGCCCGCTGCTGGCGGCGATCTGCTTTCTGATGATCGCGGTGCTCAGCTACCACCGGGTGTTTGGCGCGATCCTGATCAGCATCATCAGCGTCACCCTCGCCGGCTGGGGCCTGGGCCTGGTGGAGTACGGCGGACTGTTCTCGCTGCCGCCGAGCCTGGCGCCGACCTGGATGGCCATGGACGTGGCCGGGGTGTTCAACGTCAGCATGATCGCCGTGGTGTTTGCCTTCCTCTTCGTGCACATGTTCGACACCGCCGGCACCCTGATGGGCGTGGCCCAGCGGGCCAACCTGGTGAATGCCGACGGGCGCATCGAGAACCTCTCGCGAGCGCTTAAAGCCGACAGCGCATCGAGTGTGTTCGGTGCCGTGGTCGGCGTACCACCGGTGACCAGCTATGTAGAGAGTGCTGCGGGGGTCGCCGCCGGCGGCCGGACCGGGCTGACTGCGGTGGTGGTCGGCCTGTTCTTCATCGCCGCGATGTTCTTCGCTCCGCTGGCCGGGATGATTCCCGCCTATGCCACGGCCGGCGCGCTGATCTACGTGGCGATGCTGATGATGGGCAGCATGGCCCATATCAACTGGGATGAAGCCACCGACAGCATCCCGGCGATCGTCACTGCGATCATGATGCCGTTGACCTTCTCCGTCGCTGACGGTATCGCCCTGGGCTTTATCACCTATGTGGTGCTCAAGGCGGGTACCGGTCGCTATAAAGAGATCTCGGCGAGCCTGTGGGTGTTGACGGCGATCTTCATTGCCAAGTTTGTGTTCCTGTAA
- the uraH gene encoding hydroxyisourate hydrolase produces the protein MGRLTTHVLDAAHGCPGSSIKVELYRVEGQQLELVNTTLTNSDGRCDAPLLQGDDYRSGVYQLQFSAGDYYRARGVQLPEPAFLDVVVLRFGISAEQDHYHVPLLISPYSYSTYRGS, from the coding sequence ATGGGACGTTTGACCACGCATGTACTGGATGCCGCTCATGGCTGCCCTGGCAGCTCGATCAAGGTCGAGCTGTACCGGGTCGAAGGCCAGCAGTTGGAGCTGGTGAACACTACCCTGACCAACAGCGATGGCCGTTGTGACGCGCCGCTGCTGCAAGGCGATGATTACCGCAGCGGCGTCTACCAACTGCAGTTCAGCGCCGGCGACTACTACCGTGCCCGCGGCGTACAACTGCCCGAGCCTGCTTTCCTTGATGTGGTGGTACTGCGTTTCGGCATCAGCGCCGAGCAGGATCACTACCACGTACCGCTGTTGATCTCGCCGTACAGTTACTCGACCTATCGTGGAAGCTAG
- the puuE gene encoding allantoinase PuuE, whose amino-acid sequence MSADYPRDLIGYGNTPPHPRWPGNARIALSFVLNYEEGGERNILHGDKESEAFLSEMVAAQPLQGARNMSMESLYEYGSRAGVWRLLKLFKDTGVPLTVFAVAMAAQRHPDVIRAMVEAGHEICSHGYRWIDYQNMDEAQEREHMLEAIRILTELTGERPLGWYTGRTGPNTRRLVMEEGGFLYDSDTYDDDLPYWERNNPTDKPHLVIPYTLDTNDMRFTQVQGFNCGEQFFQYLKDAFDVLYEEGAEAPKMLSIGLHCRLIGRPARLAALKRFVEYAKSHDQVWFARRVDIARHWHATHPFQAEKAQ is encoded by the coding sequence GTGAGCGCTGATTACCCTCGCGACCTGATCGGTTACGGCAACACCCCACCCCATCCGCGCTGGCCGGGGAACGCCCGCATTGCTTTGTCTTTTGTGCTCAATTACGAAGAAGGTGGCGAACGCAACATCCTTCACGGTGACAAAGAGTCCGAAGCCTTCCTCTCGGAAATGGTTGCCGCCCAGCCGTTGCAGGGCGCGCGCAACATGAGCATGGAATCGCTGTACGAGTATGGCAGCCGCGCCGGCGTCTGGCGCCTGCTCAAGCTGTTCAAGGACACCGGCGTACCACTGACCGTGTTCGCCGTGGCCATGGCCGCCCAGCGCCACCCGGACGTGATCCGCGCCATGGTCGAAGCCGGCCACGAGATCTGCAGCCACGGCTACCGCTGGATCGACTACCAGAACATGGACGAGGCCCAGGAGCGCGAGCACATGCTCGAAGCCATCCGCATCCTCACCGAACTCACCGGCGAGCGTCCGCTGGGCTGGTACACCGGCCGCACCGGGCCGAACACCCGCCGCCTGGTGATGGAGGAAGGCGGCTTCCTCTACGACAGCGACACCTACGACGACGACCTGCCCTACTGGGAACGCAACAACCCGACCGACAAGCCGCACCTGGTGATCCCCTACACCCTGGACACCAACGACATGCGCTTCACCCAGGTCCAGGGTTTCAACTGCGGCGAGCAGTTCTTCCAGTACCTCAAGGACGCCTTCGATGTGCTCTACGAAGAAGGCGCCGAGGCACCGAAGATGCTCTCGATCGGCCTGCACTGCCGTCTGATCGGCCGCCCGGCGCGCCTGGCTGCGCTCAAGCGCTTCGTCGAGTACGCCAAGAGCCATGACCAGGTCTGGTTCGCCCGGCGCGTGGACATCGCCCGTCACTGGCATGCCACCCACCCTTTCCAAGCCGAGAAAGCACAATGA
- the uraD gene encoding 2-oxo-4-hydroxy-4-carboxy-5-ureidoimidazoline decarboxylase produces the protein MTAFKTLKPSTLDRTAFVEAFADIYEHSPWVAEKAYDLGQLQEIDQIEALHQRMSDILLSADHAAQLALINAHPDLAGKAAIQGELTESSTNEQAGAGIHQCTAEEFERFTELNDAYKEKFKFPFIMAVKGSNRHQILAAFEKRIHNSVEAEFKEALAQINLIALFRLLQL, from the coding sequence ATGACCGCATTCAAGACCCTGAAGCCGTCGACCCTGGATCGCACAGCGTTCGTCGAAGCTTTCGCCGACATCTACGAACATTCGCCATGGGTTGCCGAAAAGGCCTACGACCTGGGCCAACTGCAGGAAATCGACCAGATCGAAGCCCTGCACCAGCGCATGAGCGACATCCTGCTGAGCGCCGACCACGCCGCTCAGCTGGCGCTGATCAATGCTCACCCGGACCTCGCCGGCAAGGCCGCGATCCAGGGTGAACTGACCGAATCGAGCACCAATGAACAGGCCGGCGCCGGTATCCACCAGTGCACCGCCGAAGAGTTCGAGCGCTTCACCGAACTCAACGATGCCTACAAAGAGAAGTTCAAGTTCCCGTTCATCATGGCGGTCAAAGGCAGCAACCGGCACCAGATCCTGGCCGCCTTTGAAAAGCGCATCCACAACTCGGTCGAAGCCGAGTTCAAGGAAGCGCTGGCGCAGATCAACCTGATCGCCCTGTTCCGCCTGCTGCAGCTTTAA
- a CDS encoding ureidoglycolate lyase — translation MRTLVIEPLSKEAFAPFGDVIETDGSDHFMINNGSTMRFHRLATVETAHPDDKAIISIFRADAQDMPLTVRMLERHPQGSQAFIPLLGNPFLIVVAPVGDAPVSGLVRAFISNGRQGINYHRGVWHHPVLTIEKRDDFLVVDRSGTGNNCDEHFFNEDEQLILAPHQ, via the coding sequence ATGCGCACTTTAGTGATTGAGCCCCTGAGCAAAGAAGCCTTCGCCCCTTTCGGTGACGTGATCGAAACCGACGGCAGCGACCACTTCATGATCAACAACGGCTCGACTATGCGCTTTCATCGTCTGGCCACGGTCGAAACCGCACACCCCGACGACAAGGCGATCATCAGCATCTTCCGCGCCGACGCGCAGGACATGCCGCTGACCGTCCGCATGCTGGAGCGCCATCCGCAGGGCAGCCAGGCTTTCATTCCGCTGCTCGGCAACCCCTTTCTGATCGTGGTCGCGCCCGTTGGCGATGCACCTGTATCGGGCCTGGTCCGTGCCTTCATCAGTAATGGAAGGCAGGGCATCAATTACCATCGCGGCGTCTGGCACCACCCGGTGCTGACGATCGAAAAGCGGGATGACTTCCTGGTGGTTGATCGCAGTGGCACTGGCAACAACTGCGATGAGCATTTTTTCAATGAGGATGAGCAATTGATCCTCGCCCCCCACCAATAA
- a CDS encoding urate hydroxylase PuuD, whose product MEAHLLEWLNLSVRWVHMITGVAWIGASFYFVWLENNLNRANPRDGLSGDLWAIHGGGIYHLEKYKLAPPKMPENLHWFKWEAYFTWMSGIALLCLVFYWNPTLYLLAPGSTLSGGEGIAIGVGSLIAGWFIYDFLCDSPLGKRPGLLGLVLFVLVIAACYGFSQVFSGRGAYLHTGAIIGTIMVGNVFRIIMPAQRQLVAAIEANQTPDPLLPAKGLLRSRHNNYFTLPVLFIMISNHFPSTYGSQYNWLILGGIAVAAVLVRHYFNTRHDSNKYAWTLPVGALAMICLAYVTGPAPMPTAPEQAAAKVEYQPLPETALGGKTAAEKAAEQAAAPAQPAAPTEAPANATAKLDDAGFDKIHSVIQERCTVCHSAKPTSPLFSAAPAGVMLDTPQQIQQQAARIQAQAVATQIMPLGNITQMTQQERELIGAWVAKGAPTH is encoded by the coding sequence GTGGAAGCACATCTGTTGGAATGGCTGAACCTGAGCGTGCGTTGGGTTCACATGATCACTGGCGTGGCATGGATTGGCGCGTCGTTCTACTTTGTCTGGCTGGAAAACAACCTCAACCGGGCCAACCCGCGCGACGGTCTGTCCGGCGATCTCTGGGCGATTCACGGTGGCGGGATCTACCACCTGGAGAAGTACAAGCTGGCTCCGCCAAAAATGCCGGAGAACCTGCACTGGTTCAAATGGGAAGCCTATTTCACCTGGATGTCGGGTATTGCCCTGCTGTGCCTGGTGTTCTACTGGAACCCGACCCTCTACCTGCTGGCTCCTGGCAGTACCCTGAGCGGTGGTGAAGGCATTGCCATCGGTGTCGGTTCGCTGATCGCCGGCTGGTTTATCTATGACTTCCTCTGCGACTCGCCCCTGGGCAAGCGCCCTGGCCTGCTCGGCCTGGTGCTGTTCGTGCTGGTCATCGCCGCCTGTTACGGCTTCAGCCAGGTGTTCAGCGGTCGTGGCGCGTACCTGCACACCGGCGCGATCATCGGCACCATCATGGTCGGTAACGTGTTCCGCATCATCATGCCGGCCCAGCGTCAGCTGGTAGCCGCCATCGAAGCCAACCAGACGCCGGATCCGCTGCTGCCGGCCAAAGGCCTGCTGCGTTCGCGACACAACAACTACTTCACCCTGCCGGTGCTGTTCATCATGATCAGCAACCACTTCCCGAGCACCTATGGCAGCCAGTACAACTGGTTGATCCTGGGCGGTATCGCGGTGGCTGCGGTGTTGGTACGTCACTACTTCAACACCCGTCATGACAGCAACAAGTACGCCTGGACCCTGCCGGTCGGCGCCCTGGCGATGATCTGCCTGGCCTACGTCACCGGCCCAGCGCCGATGCCGACCGCCCCTGAGCAGGCCGCCGCCAAGGTCGAGTACCAGCCGTTGCCGGAAACCGCCCTGGGTGGCAAGACCGCTGCCGAGAAAGCTGCCGAACAGGCTGCCGCTCCAGCACAGCCTGCCGCACCGACCGAGGCGCCAGCCAACGCCACCGCCAAGCTCGACGACGCCGGCTTCGACAAGATCCACAGCGTCATCCAGGAGCGTTGCACCGTGTGCCACTCGGCCAAGCCGACCAGCCCGCTGTTCAGCGCCGCTCCTGCCGGGGTGATGCTCGATACCCCGCAACAGATTCAGCAACAGGCCGCACGCATCCAGGCACAAGCCGTGGCTACGCAGATCATGCCGCTGGGCAACATCACCCAGATGACCCAGCAGGAACGTGAACTGATTGGCGCCTGGGTCGCCAAGGGAGCACCGACCCACTAA
- a CDS encoding nucleobase:cation symporter-2 family protein — MSESRKAYIPVAPPRQPLPLFQLFLVGLQHVLLMYGGAIAVPLIIGQAAGLSREEVAFLINADLLVAGVATIVQSFGIGAVGIRMPVMMGASFAAVGSMVAMAGMPGVGLQGIFGATIAAGFFGMIIAPFMSKVVRFFPPLVTGTVITSIGLSLFPVAVNWAGGGADAAPFGSPVYLIVAGLVLATILLINRFMRGFWVNVSVLIGMGLGYIIAGSIGMVDLSGLGEAPWVQVVTPLHFGMPTFSLAPILSMCLVVVIIFVESTGMFLALGKVTDREVTPGMLRRGLMCDAGASFVAGFFNTFTHSSFAQNIGLVQMTGVRCRYVTVVAGGFLILLSLLPKAAFLIASIPPAVLGGASIAMFGMVAATGIKILQEADIADRRNQLLVAVSVGMGLIPVVRPEFFAQMPQWMEPITHSGIAMATVSALILNLLFNILGGAERAAHNDTAHQH, encoded by the coding sequence ATGTCCGAGTCACGCAAGGCGTACATCCCTGTTGCGCCCCCACGACAGCCACTGCCCCTGTTCCAACTGTTCCTGGTGGGTCTGCAGCATGTGTTGCTGATGTACGGAGGCGCGATTGCCGTGCCGCTGATCATCGGACAAGCCGCCGGACTTTCTCGTGAAGAAGTCGCTTTCCTGATCAATGCCGACCTGCTGGTCGCTGGTGTCGCCACCATCGTCCAGTCGTTCGGCATTGGCGCTGTCGGCATCCGCATGCCGGTGATGATGGGCGCAAGCTTTGCCGCCGTTGGCAGCATGGTGGCCATGGCCGGCATGCCCGGCGTCGGCCTGCAGGGGATTTTCGGCGCAACCATCGCCGCCGGTTTCTTCGGCATGATCATCGCGCCGTTCATGTCCAAGGTCGTGCGCTTCTTCCCGCCCTTGGTGACCGGCACGGTCATCACCTCGATCGGCCTGTCGCTGTTCCCGGTTGCCGTCAACTGGGCCGGCGGTGGCGCCGATGCCGCGCCCTTCGGCTCCCCCGTCTACCTGATCGTCGCCGGCCTGGTGCTCGCCACCATCCTGCTGATCAACCGCTTCATGCGTGGTTTCTGGGTCAATGTCTCGGTACTGATCGGCATGGGCCTGGGCTACATCATCGCCGGCTCCATCGGCATGGTCGACCTCTCTGGCCTCGGTGAAGCGCCATGGGTACAGGTCGTGACGCCGCTGCATTTCGGCATGCCGACCTTCAGCCTAGCGCCGATCCTGTCGATGTGCCTGGTGGTGGTGATCATCTTCGTCGAGTCCACCGGCATGTTCCTCGCCCTGGGCAAGGTCACCGACCGTGAAGTTACCCCGGGCATGCTGCGCCGCGGCCTGATGTGCGATGCCGGTGCGTCGTTCGTGGCTGGTTTTTTCAACACCTTCACCCACTCCTCGTTCGCCCAGAACATCGGCCTGGTGCAGATGACCGGCGTGCGCTGCCGCTACGTCACTGTGGTCGCCGGAGGCTTTCTGATCCTGCTCAGCCTGCTGCCAAAAGCGGCGTTCCTGATTGCCTCGATTCCGCCTGCGGTACTCGGCGGGGCGTCGATTGCCATGTTCGGCATGGTCGCCGCCACCGGTATCAAGATCCTTCAGGAAGCCGACATCGCCGACCGCCGCAATCAGTTGCTGGTAGCCGTCAGCGTCGGCATGGGCCTGATCCCGGTGGTGCGTCCGGAGTTCTTCGCGCAGATGCCGCAGTGGATGGAACCGATCACCCACAGCGGGATTGCCATGGCCACGGTCAGCGCGTTGATCCTCAACCTGCTGTTCAACATTCTCGGTGGCGCCGAGCGCGCCGCCCACAACGATACCGCCCACCAGCACTGA
- a CDS encoding outer membrane protein OmpK produces MKGITTSLLLGSGLLATLPATAGDLLLWHTNSLTYLYGKDFQVNPAIQQTVTFEHANKWKYGDTFLFIDKIFYNGGTDRNKGNNTYYGEFSPRLSLGKIFDRKFEFGPIKDVLIAMTYESGEGDNEAYLIGPGFDLAIPGFNYFTLNIMQRNTEGSRPGDRVWQITPTFSYTIPVGKSDVLIDGYMDWVVDNDQSRRGTYHANLQFNPQVKYDLGKALNLGAKQLYVGIEYSYWKDKYGIENSGKLDTNQSVTSALVKVHF; encoded by the coding sequence ATGAAAGGCATCACCACTTCCCTCCTGCTGGGTAGCGGCCTGCTGGCCACCTTGCCAGCCACCGCAGGGGACTTGCTGCTCTGGCACACCAACAGCCTCACCTACCTCTACGGCAAGGACTTCCAGGTCAACCCTGCGATCCAGCAGACGGTGACCTTCGAACATGCCAACAAGTGGAAGTACGGCGACACCTTCCTGTTCATCGACAAGATTTTCTACAACGGCGGCACCGACCGCAACAAAGGCAACAACACCTACTACGGTGAGTTCAGCCCGCGCCTGTCCCTGGGCAAGATCTTCGATCGCAAGTTCGAGTTCGGCCCGATCAAGGACGTCCTGATCGCCATGACCTACGAGTCTGGCGAAGGCGACAACGAGGCCTACCTGATCGGCCCCGGGTTTGACCTGGCGATCCCCGGCTTCAACTACTTCACCCTCAACATCATGCAGCGCAACACCGAAGGCAGCCGCCCGGGTGATCGCGTCTGGCAGATTACCCCGACCTTCTCCTACACCATCCCCGTGGGCAAATCCGACGTCCTGATCGACGGCTACATGGACTGGGTGGTGGACAACGACCAGAGCCGGCGCGGTACCTACCACGCCAACCTGCAGTTCAACCCGCAGGTCAAATACGACCTGGGCAAGGCCCTGAACCTGGGCGCCAAACAGCTGTACGTGGGTATCGAATACAGCTACTGGAAAGACAAATACGGTATCGAGAACAGTGGAAAGCTCGACACCAATCAGAGCGTCACCAGCGCCCTGGTTAAGGTTCACTTCTAA
- a CDS encoding outer membrane protein OmpK, with protein sequence MRITNSLILASGLLAASTGASAGDLLQWQNNSLTYLWGKNFAVNPSIQQTVTFEHADGWKYGDNFIFVDKIFYNGDKDFNNGPNTYYGEISPRLSFGKIFDQKLAFGPVKDVLLAMTYEFGEGDTESYLIGPGFDLDIPGFDYFQLNFYQRNTEGSRAGDNVWQITPVWSYTIPVGKSDILIDGFMDWVVDNDATSRRGTYHANLHFNPQVKYDLGKALNWGEKQLYVGFEYDYWKNKYGIKDSDAFDTDQNTASFLVKVHF encoded by the coding sequence ATGCGTATTACCAACAGCCTGATCCTCGCCAGCGGCCTGCTGGCGGCCAGCACCGGCGCCAGCGCCGGTGATCTGCTGCAATGGCAGAACAACAGCCTGACCTACCTGTGGGGCAAGAACTTCGCCGTCAACCCGTCGATCCAGCAGACCGTGACCTTCGAGCACGCCGATGGCTGGAAGTACGGTGACAACTTCATCTTCGTCGACAAGATCTTCTACAACGGCGACAAGGACTTCAACAACGGCCCCAACACCTACTACGGCGAGATCAGCCCGCGCCTGTCGTTCGGCAAGATCTTCGACCAGAAGCTGGCCTTCGGCCCGGTCAAGGACGTGCTGCTGGCCATGACCTACGAGTTTGGCGAGGGTGACACCGAGTCCTACCTGATCGGCCCGGGCTTCGACCTGGACATCCCAGGCTTCGATTACTTCCAGCTGAACTTCTACCAGCGCAACACCGAAGGCAGCCGCGCCGGTGACAATGTCTGGCAGATCACCCCGGTTTGGTCCTACACCATCCCTGTGGGCAAATCCGACATCCTCATCGATGGTTTCATGGACTGGGTCGTGGATAACGACGCCACCAGCCGCCGTGGCACCTACCACGCCAACCTGCACTTCAACCCACAGGTCAAATACGACCTGGGCAAGGCGTTGAACTGGGGTGAGAAGCAGTTGTATGTCGGTTTCGAATACGACTACTGGAAGAACAAGTACGGTATCAAGGACAGCGACGCCTTCGACACCGACCAGAACACTGCCAGCTTCCTGGTTAAAGTGCACTTCTGA
- a CDS encoding LTA synthase family protein, with protein sequence MHAIRSAPVRYLLLLTSMWLFTFLITRSILYFTHLSEAGGSFFSIFVTGFVYDLSFLVYAALPLALYLLVCPARAWRLRLHRGLLRVALCASLYLMLFVAVAEGLFWDEFGVRFNFIAVDYLVYSDEVLNNILESYPIGLILSVLALLAAVLTLALRAPLRQALDAPLPSTRQRLAGFAGLTLLAGACLLLINQDMPRGQGGNAYARELASNGPYQFFAAFRNNELDYSQFYGSLAQNASTQLIRAELQEPNSRFIDQEPMGIRREITHAGTPRTPNIVLVTIESLSAKYLGSNGDTRNLTPNLDALRKQSLYFNNFYATGTRTDRGLEAITLSMPPTPGRSIVKRIGRESGFASLGQQLSEVGYDSVFVYGGRGYFDNMNAFFSGNGYRIVDQSSVDDAEISFKNAWGISDEDLYRQAIKLADADHANQVPFFLQLMTTSNHRPYTFPEGRIDIPSGNGRDGAVKYTDYAIGRFLEQARSKPWFDNTLFIFVADHTAGSAGKEDLPVSNYQIPLFIYAPKLIEAREEAKLASQIDLAPTLLGLLNMSYTSTFFGRDLQQDDGLAPRVLIGNYQHLGLFDGQDLAILSPRDGLRRHNQALGESREVSSDKSDPLIQRAIAYYQVASYGFTHHLLDWLPSPDERTALKN encoded by the coding sequence ATGCACGCTATCCGCTCAGCGCCGGTGCGCTATTTACTGTTATTGACCTCGATGTGGTTATTTACATTCCTGATAACCAGAAGCATCCTGTACTTCACCCATTTGAGCGAAGCCGGCGGGAGTTTTTTCTCGATCTTCGTCACCGGTTTCGTCTACGACCTAAGTTTCCTGGTATACGCCGCCCTGCCCCTGGCCTTGTATCTGCTGGTGTGCCCGGCGCGTGCCTGGCGTCTGCGCCTGCACCGCGGGCTGCTGCGTGTCGCGCTGTGTGCCAGCCTGTACCTGATGTTGTTCGTGGCGGTTGCCGAAGGGTTGTTCTGGGACGAGTTCGGTGTGCGCTTCAACTTCATCGCCGTGGATTACCTGGTGTATTCCGATGAGGTGCTGAACAACATTCTCGAGTCTTATCCCATCGGCCTGATCCTCAGCGTGCTGGCACTGCTGGCCGCAGTGCTGACGCTGGCGCTACGCGCCCCCTTGCGCCAGGCTCTGGACGCACCCTTGCCCAGTACTCGTCAGCGCCTGGCTGGCTTTGCCGGCCTGACCCTGCTGGCAGGCGCCTGTCTGTTGCTGATCAACCAGGACATGCCACGTGGCCAAGGCGGCAATGCCTATGCCCGTGAACTGGCCAGCAATGGGCCTTATCAATTCTTCGCCGCATTTCGCAACAACGAACTGGACTACTCGCAGTTCTATGGCAGCCTGGCGCAAAACGCTTCGACCCAGCTGATCCGCGCCGAACTGCAGGAACCCAATAGCCGCTTCATCGACCAGGAGCCCATGGGCATTCGCCGCGAAATTACCCACGCTGGCACCCCGCGCACGCCCAACATCGTTCTGGTTACGATCGAAAGCCTGAGTGCCAAATACCTGGGCAGCAACGGCGATACGCGCAACCTTACGCCCAACCTCGATGCGTTGCGCAAACAGAGCCTGTACTTCAACAACTTCTATGCCACCGGCACCCGTACCGACCGCGGTCTGGAGGCCATCACCCTGTCAATGCCGCCGACACCGGGCCGCTCGATCGTAAAGCGCATCGGTCGCGAAAGCGGGTTTGCCAGCCTTGGCCAACAATTGTCGGAAGTGGGTTATGACAGCGTGTTCGTCTATGGCGGGCGCGGCTACTTCGACAACATGAACGCCTTCTTCAGCGGCAACGGTTATCGCATCGTCGACCAGAGCAGCGTGGATGACGCCGAGATCAGCTTCAAGAATGCCTGGGGCATATCCGATGAAGACCTGTACCGCCAGGCGATCAAACTGGCAGATGCCGACCATGCCAACCAGGTGCCGTTCTTTCTGCAGTTGATGACCACCTCCAACCATCGCCCCTACACTTTCCCCGAAGGTCGCATCGACATTCCTTCTGGCAATGGTCGCGACGGTGCGGTGAAGTACACCGACTATGCGATCGGACGCTTCCTCGAACAGGCACGCAGCAAGCCCTGGTTCGACAATACCCTGTTCATTTTTGTCGCCGACCACACGGCGGGCAGTGCCGGCAAGGAAGACCTGCCAGTGAGCAATTACCAGATCCCACTGTTCATTTATGCGCCGAAACTGATCGAAGCACGCGAGGAAGCGAAACTGGCCAGCCAGATCGACCTGGCGCCAACCCTGCTCGGCCTGCTGAACATGAGCTACACCTCGACCTTCTTCGGTCGCGATCTGCAGCAGGACGATGGCCTGGCGCCACGGGTGCTGATCGGTAACTACCAGCACCTGGGCCTGTTCGACGGCCAGGACCTGGCGATCCTCAGCCCTCGCGACGGCCTGCGCCGGCATAATCAGGCTCTGGGCGAAAGCCGCGAGGTGAGTAGCGACAAGAGCGATCCGCTGATCCAGCGCGCCATCGCCTACTACCAGGTGGCCAGCTACGGCTTTACCCACCACCTGCTCGACTGGCTGCCATCGCCCGACGAACGCACGGCACTGAAGAACTGA